From Microlunatus capsulatus, a single genomic window includes:
- a CDS encoding SAM-dependent methyltransferase — translation MVPHAPSFLDAWVSAATEPGGFWAAEVPSAHFRTASTLGPELADAVAALLRDRPEVGRVVELGAGEGALLRGLGAVRPDLALVGVDVRGRPPGLAGALGWVGDRWDVRGDRWADGAVPDLLADGPPTLVLAVEWLDDLPCPVVSRTGTGWHELDADLEPRGVPAAADEAWLRRWWPDGERAEVGRTRDAAWAAVVRALAGGPGGAALAVDYGHERGSRPPAGSVAAFRAGRAVAPRPRADRNLTAHVALDAVAAAGTAAGARTVLVGRQAEVLPRLLPPVPPSADPLAALAARSRRQALTAPAGWGAHRWLLQEVAAGAVAP, via the coding sequence ATGGTCCCCCATGCGCCGTCGTTCCTCGACGCGTGGGTGAGCGCCGCCACGGAGCCCGGCGGGTTCTGGGCCGCCGAGGTCCCCTCAGCGCACTTCCGGACCGCGTCGACGCTGGGTCCCGAGCTCGCCGACGCCGTCGCCGCCCTGCTCCGCGACCGCCCGGAGGTGGGCCGGGTCGTGGAGCTGGGGGCCGGTGAGGGCGCGCTGCTGCGGGGGCTGGGCGCCGTCCGGCCCGACCTCGCGCTGGTCGGCGTCGACGTGCGCGGACGGCCCCCCGGGCTGGCGGGGGCCCTCGGCTGGGTGGGCGACCGCTGGGACGTCCGCGGGGACCGCTGGGCGGACGGAGCGGTGCCCGACCTGCTGGCCGACGGGCCGCCGACCCTCGTGCTCGCCGTGGAGTGGCTGGACGACCTGCCCTGCCCCGTCGTCAGCCGCACGGGCACCGGCTGGCACGAGCTGGACGCCGACCTCGAGCCCCGCGGCGTCCCCGCCGCCGCGGACGAGGCGTGGCTGCGCCGCTGGTGGCCGGACGGCGAGCGGGCCGAGGTGGGTCGCACCCGCGACGCGGCCTGGGCGGCGGTGGTCCGCGCGCTGGCCGGCGGTCCGGGTGGCGCCGCGCTGGCCGTGGACTACGGCCACGAGCGGGGCTCCCGTCCGCCGGCCGGCTCGGTGGCCGCCTTCCGCGCGGGGCGGGCCGTCGCGCCGCGGCCCCGGGCCGACCGCAACCTCACCGCCCACGTCGCGCTCGACGCGGTCGCCGCGGCCGGCACCGCCGCCGGCGCCCGGACCGTGCTCGTAGGACGCCAGGCGGAGGTGCTCCCCCGGCTGCTGCCGCCGGTCCCGCCGTCCGCCGACCCGCTCGCCGCCCTCGCCGCGCGGAGCCGTCGGCAGGCGCTGACCGCCCCCGCCGGGTGGGGCGCGCACCGCTGGCTGCTGCAGGAGGTGGCCGCCGGCGCTGTGGCACCCTGA
- a CDS encoding A/G-specific adenine glycosylase — MTDDPADRRTAVVERVLAWYAVHARDLPWRRPGTSPWAVVVSEFMLQQTPVERVREPWRAWLDRWPTPAALAAAPAGEAVRAWGRLGYPRRALRLHRAAVAITEEHDGEVPADREALLALPGVGSYTAAAVASFAFGRREVVLDTNVRRVLARVDGGVAHPAAGQTVAEVAAAAAFVPPEPAVAARWAVAVMELGALVCVARSPRCDVCPVQDLCAWRAAGHPAWDGPPRRGQGYDGTDRQCRGALLAVLRSSDEPVALDELAQAWPEETQRTRCLASLVADGLVVAPAPGTVALPG, encoded by the coding sequence GTGACTGACGACCCCGCCGACCGGCGCACCGCCGTCGTCGAGCGGGTGCTCGCCTGGTACGCCGTGCACGCCCGCGACCTGCCGTGGCGACGCCCCGGCACCAGCCCGTGGGCGGTGGTGGTGAGCGAGTTCATGCTCCAGCAGACGCCCGTCGAGCGGGTCCGCGAGCCCTGGCGGGCGTGGCTGGACCGCTGGCCGACGCCGGCGGCGCTGGCGGCCGCGCCGGCGGGCGAGGCGGTCCGGGCGTGGGGGCGGCTGGGCTACCCGCGCCGCGCGCTCCGGCTGCACCGCGCCGCCGTGGCCATCACCGAGGAGCACGACGGCGAGGTGCCCGCCGACCGCGAGGCGCTGCTGGCGCTGCCCGGCGTCGGCTCCTACACCGCGGCCGCGGTCGCCAGCTTCGCGTTCGGCCGGCGCGAGGTCGTCCTCGACACCAACGTCCGCCGGGTGCTGGCCCGGGTCGACGGCGGCGTCGCGCACCCGGCGGCCGGCCAGACCGTGGCCGAGGTCGCCGCGGCCGCCGCCTTCGTGCCCCCGGAGCCGGCCGTCGCCGCCCGCTGGGCCGTCGCGGTGATGGAGCTGGGCGCCCTCGTCTGCGTGGCCCGCAGCCCGCGCTGCGACGTCTGCCCGGTGCAGGACCTGTGCGCCTGGCGGGCGGCCGGCCACCCGGCCTGGGACGGCCCGCCGCGCCGGGGCCAGGGCTACGACGGCACGGACCGGCAGTGCCGGGGCGCGCTGCTGGCCGTGCTGCGCTCCAGCGACGAGCCCGTGGCCCTCGACGAGCTGGCGCAGGCCTGGCCGGAGGAGACCCAGCGGACCCGCTGCCTGGCCTCGCTGGTGGCCGACGGCCTGGTGGTCGCGCCCGCCCCCGGCACCGTCGCCCTGCCCGGCTGA
- the nadC gene encoding carboxylating nicotinate-nucleotide diphosphorylase: MTTAPAPDVPVLRTRAEVRDRLVAAGLDADAVDLVVAEALDEDLGGRGVLPAGTGHGVDVTSVATIAADATARAAFTVRRPGTLAGLDVAAAVLAAVCEPAGPLEVTVHAADGDRVATGDVVLGVHANARALLTAERVALNLLTLMSGTATATATWVDALAGSGTRVRDSRKTLPGLRMLQKYAVRVAGGVNHRMSLADAALVKDNHVIAAGGVVAAFEAVRAAFPDVWVQVEVTSAQQARDVVAAGARDVLLDNMTVEEMTAVVAELRGRAVFEASGGLTLASAAAVATTGVDFVAVGAITHSAPVLDIALEFL; encoded by the coding sequence GTGACCACAGCACCCGCGCCCGACGTCCCCGTCCTGCGCACCCGCGCCGAGGTCCGGGACCGCCTGGTGGCGGCCGGGCTGGACGCCGACGCCGTCGACCTCGTCGTCGCCGAGGCCCTGGACGAGGACCTCGGCGGCCGCGGTGTGCTGCCCGCCGGCACCGGGCACGGCGTCGACGTCACCTCGGTCGCGACCATCGCGGCCGACGCCACCGCTCGGGCGGCGTTCACCGTCCGCCGCCCCGGGACGCTGGCCGGCCTGGACGTCGCCGCGGCCGTGCTGGCCGCGGTGTGCGAGCCGGCCGGTCCGCTGGAGGTCACCGTGCACGCGGCCGACGGCGACCGGGTGGCCACCGGCGACGTCGTGCTGGGCGTGCACGCGAACGCCCGGGCGCTGCTGACCGCCGAGCGGGTCGCCCTCAACCTGCTCACCCTGATGTCGGGGACCGCCACGGCCACCGCCACCTGGGTCGACGCGCTGGCGGGCAGCGGCACCCGGGTGCGGGACTCCCGCAAGACCCTGCCGGGCCTGCGGATGCTGCAGAAGTACGCCGTCCGGGTGGCGGGCGGGGTCAACCACCGGATGTCGCTGGCCGACGCGGCGCTGGTCAAGGACAACCACGTCATCGCCGCGGGCGGGGTCGTCGCCGCCTTCGAGGCCGTCCGCGCGGCCTTCCCCGACGTCTGGGTGCAGGTCGAGGTGACCTCGGCCCAGCAGGCCCGCGACGTCGTCGCGGCCGGCGCGCGCGACGTGCTGCTGGACAACATGACCGTGGAGGAGATGACGGCCGTCGTCGCCGAGCTGCGCGGCCGCGCGGTCTTCGAGGCCAGCGGCGGGCTGACGCTGGCCAGCGCGGCCGCCGTCGCCACGACCGGCGTGGATTTCGTGGCCGTGGGCGCGATCACACATTCTGCTCCGGTGCTCGATATCGCCCTGGAGTTTCTCTGA
- a CDS encoding histone-like nucleoid-structuring protein Lsr2, which translates to MAQRVQIILEDDYDGGEADETVSFALDGAEYEIDLSSDNANKLRDELAVWIGHARKTGGRRRRVGGPTGAAPKAADGAGSTSEIRAWAQANGHDVSSRGRVSSEVREAYERAHG; encoded by the coding sequence ATGGCGCAGCGAGTGCAGATCATCCTGGAAGATGATTACGACGGCGGCGAGGCCGACGAGACCGTCTCCTTCGCCCTCGACGGGGCCGAGTACGAGATCGACCTCAGCAGCGACAACGCGAACAAGCTGCGCGACGAGCTGGCCGTCTGGATCGGCCACGCGCGCAAGACCGGCGGCCGTCGCCGCCGCGTCGGCGGACCCACCGGCGCCGCACCGAAGGCCGCCGACGGGGCCGGCAGCACCAGCGAGATCCGGGCCTGGGCCCAGGCCAACGGCCACGACGTCAGCAGCCGCGGACGGGTGTCGTCGGAGGTCCGCGAGGCCTACGAGCGCGCCCACGGCTGA
- a CDS encoding L-aspartate oxidase, with translation MVPDAALQQPPPAPAPGGLPPAPLAALPGLPVLPGRLASEPPGWTQEVDVVVVGSGIAGLTAALECRGLGTVLVVTKDVVAAGSTPWAQGGIASVQGEGDTVEQHVEDTLVAGAGLCDEAAVRVLVSEGPAEVATLIARGAEFDRDAAGALELTREGGHHRRRIAHAGGDATGAEIERALVSAVKADPGIEIVEHALVLDLIPAETGPDEPAAVAGVTLHVMGEGSRGGVGAVHARAVVLATGGIGQIYAVTTNPPVATGDGVAAALRAGAVLRDLEFIQFHPTVLFMGAGARGQLPLVSEAVRGEGGLLVNGAGERFMVGQHDLAELAPRDVVAKAIMKEMAREGSDHVFVDGRALGEETWRVRFPTILNSCRQLGLDPAVDLIPVAPACHYFCGGVRTDLDGATSLGGLYACGEVASSGVHGANRLASNSLLEGLVFARRIAARLLADPPPRRRPAVDDRPAGLVDAAVVPAVQQVMSRHAGGLRDAAGLVACLDELAGLAGQPAGAGVLSSWEATNLVTVATAVAASALLREESRGAHWRDDHEGRRPGWQGHLEVRADPAAGLVHHYVPTEQEQP, from the coding sequence ATGGTGCCCGACGCTGCTCTCCAGCAGCCCCCGCCCGCCCCCGCGCCGGGCGGGCTCCCCCCTGCTCCGCTGGCCGCGCTCCCCGGGCTGCCCGTCCTCCCGGGCCGGCTGGCCTCGGAGCCGCCGGGCTGGACGCAGGAGGTCGACGTCGTCGTCGTCGGCTCCGGCATCGCCGGGCTCACCGCCGCGCTGGAGTGCCGCGGGCTCGGCACCGTGCTGGTGGTCACCAAGGACGTCGTCGCGGCCGGCTCCACGCCGTGGGCCCAGGGCGGCATCGCGTCGGTCCAGGGCGAGGGCGACACCGTCGAGCAGCACGTCGAGGACACCCTGGTGGCCGGCGCCGGGCTGTGCGACGAGGCCGCCGTCCGGGTGCTGGTGAGCGAGGGCCCGGCCGAGGTCGCCACCCTGATCGCCCGCGGCGCCGAGTTCGACCGCGACGCCGCCGGTGCCCTGGAGCTGACCCGGGAGGGCGGCCACCACCGGCGCCGGATCGCCCACGCGGGCGGTGACGCGACGGGCGCCGAGATCGAGCGCGCGCTCGTCTCGGCCGTCAAGGCCGACCCGGGCATCGAGATCGTCGAGCACGCCCTGGTCCTTGACCTCATCCCCGCCGAGACCGGACCGGACGAGCCGGCCGCCGTCGCCGGCGTCACCCTGCACGTCATGGGCGAGGGCAGCCGCGGCGGCGTCGGGGCCGTGCACGCCCGGGCGGTCGTGCTGGCCACCGGGGGGATCGGCCAGATCTACGCCGTCACCACCAACCCGCCGGTGGCCACCGGCGACGGCGTGGCGGCCGCCCTGCGGGCGGGCGCGGTGCTGCGCGACCTCGAGTTCATCCAGTTCCACCCGACGGTGCTCTTCATGGGCGCCGGGGCCCGCGGCCAGCTGCCGCTCGTCAGCGAGGCCGTCCGCGGCGAGGGCGGGCTGCTGGTCAACGGCGCCGGCGAGCGGTTCATGGTCGGCCAGCACGACCTCGCCGAGCTGGCCCCGCGCGACGTCGTCGCCAAGGCGATCATGAAGGAGATGGCCCGCGAGGGCTCCGACCACGTCTTCGTCGACGGCCGTGCCCTGGGCGAGGAGACCTGGCGGGTGCGCTTCCCGACGATCCTCAACAGCTGCCGCCAGCTGGGGCTGGACCCCGCCGTCGACCTCATCCCGGTGGCGCCCGCCTGCCACTACTTCTGCGGCGGCGTCCGCACCGACCTCGACGGCGCCACCAGCCTCGGCGGGCTCTACGCCTGCGGCGAGGTCGCCTCGTCCGGCGTGCACGGCGCCAACCGGCTGGCCTCCAACTCGCTGCTGGAGGGCCTCGTCTTCGCCCGCCGGATCGCCGCCCGGCTGCTGGCCGACCCGCCGCCCCGGCGCCGCCCCGCCGTCGACGACCGGCCCGCCGGCCTGGTCGACGCCGCGGTGGTGCCCGCGGTCCAGCAGGTGATGAGCCGGCACGCGGGGGGCCTGCGCGACGCGGCCGGCCTGGTCGCCTGCCTGGACGAGCTCGCCGGGCTGGCCGGCCAGCCGGCCGGCGCTGGCGTGCTCTCCTCCTGGGAGGCGACCAACCTGGTCACCGTGGCCACCGCCGTGGCCGCCTCGGCCCTGCTGCGCGAGGAGTCGCGCGGCGCCCACTGGCGCGACGACCACGAGGGCCGCCGGCCCGGGTGGCAGGGCCACCTCGAGGTCCGGGCCGACCCGGCCGCCGGCCTCGTCCACCACTACGTCCCCACCGAGCAGGAGCAGCCGTGA
- a CDS encoding ATP-dependent Clp protease ATP-binding subunit, translating to MFERFTDRARRVVVLAQEEARMLNHNYIGTEHILLGLIHEGEGVAAKALESLGISLEAVRQKVEEIIGHGQQSPSGHIPFTPRAKKVLELSLREALQINHSYIGTEHILLGLIREGEGVAAQVLVKLGADLNRVRNQVLQLLSGFQGKEAATSGAPETGSTPSSSMVLDQFGRNLTQAARENKLDPVIGREKEIERVMTVLSRRTKNNPVLIGEPGVGKTAVVEGLSQAIVRGDVPETLRDKQIYTLDLGALVAGSRYRGDFEERLKKVLKEIKTRGDVVLFIDEIHTLVGAGAAEGAIDAASILKPMLARGELQTIGATTLDEYRKYVEKDAALERRFQPIQVAEPTIAHTIDILRGLRDRYEAHHRITITDQALVAAAQMADRYISDRFLPDKAIDLIDEAGARLRIRRMTAPPDLREFDEKVAAVRLEKEAAIDAQDFERAAGLRDDEKKLLTARSEREAQWKSGDLDVVAEVDEEIIAEVLSASTGIPVFKLTEEESARLLNMEEELGKRYIGQHDAVRALSRSIRRTRAGLKDPRRPSGSFIFAGPSGVGKTELTKALTEFLFGDQDALIQLDMSEYSEKHTASRLFGSPPGYVGYEEGGQLTEKVRRKPFSVVLFDEVEKAHPDIFNSLLQILDEGRLTDAQGRVVDFKNTVIVMTTNLGTRDIAKSVSLGFSGAGNGGGSYEKMKAKVADELKQHFRPEFLNRVDEIVVFRQLTQEDIEHIVDLMVAQIEIRLKDRDMGIELTPAAKTLIAQRGFDPTLGARPLRRALQRDIEDTLAEKILFSELHAGQIVVVDVAEPGSEEPFTFTGNDRASAPDVPPVEFGGIIEGFNDGTEATSDD from the coding sequence ATGTTCGAGCGGTTTACCGACCGAGCCCGTCGTGTCGTGGTGCTGGCACAAGAAGAGGCTCGCATGCTCAACCACAACTACATCGGGACCGAGCACATCCTGCTCGGCCTGATCCACGAGGGTGAGGGTGTCGCCGCCAAGGCCCTGGAATCTCTCGGCATCTCCCTGGAGGCGGTCCGCCAAAAGGTCGAGGAGATCATCGGCCACGGCCAGCAGTCCCCGAGCGGGCACATCCCGTTCACGCCGCGCGCCAAGAAGGTTCTCGAGCTGAGCCTGCGCGAGGCCCTCCAGATCAACCACTCCTACATCGGCACCGAGCACATCCTGCTGGGCCTCATCCGCGAGGGCGAGGGCGTCGCCGCGCAGGTGCTGGTCAAGCTGGGCGCCGACCTCAACCGCGTGCGCAACCAGGTCCTGCAGCTGCTCAGCGGCTTCCAGGGCAAGGAGGCCGCGACGTCCGGCGCCCCCGAGACCGGCAGCACGCCGTCGTCCTCGATGGTCCTGGACCAGTTCGGCCGCAACCTGACGCAGGCCGCGCGCGAGAACAAGCTCGACCCGGTCATCGGGCGCGAGAAAGAGATCGAGCGCGTGATGACCGTGCTCTCCCGGCGCACCAAGAACAACCCGGTGCTGATCGGCGAGCCCGGCGTCGGCAAGACCGCCGTCGTCGAGGGCCTTTCGCAGGCCATCGTCCGCGGCGACGTCCCCGAGACGCTGCGCGACAAGCAGATCTACACCCTCGACCTCGGCGCGCTGGTGGCCGGCAGCCGCTACCGCGGTGACTTCGAGGAGCGCCTCAAGAAGGTGCTCAAGGAGATCAAGACCCGCGGCGACGTCGTGCTGTTCATCGACGAGATCCACACCCTGGTGGGTGCGGGGGCCGCCGAGGGCGCCATCGACGCGGCGAGCATCCTCAAGCCGATGCTGGCCCGTGGCGAGCTGCAGACGATCGGCGCGACCACCCTCGACGAGTACCGCAAGTACGTCGAGAAGGACGCCGCCCTCGAGCGCCGGTTCCAGCCCATCCAGGTGGCGGAGCCGACGATCGCGCACACCATCGACATCCTGCGCGGGCTGCGGGACCGCTACGAGGCGCACCACCGGATCACCATCACCGACCAGGCCCTCGTGGCCGCGGCGCAGATGGCGGACCGCTACATCTCCGACCGGTTCCTGCCCGACAAGGCGATCGACCTGATCGACGAGGCCGGTGCCCGGCTGCGGATCCGCCGGATGACGGCGCCGCCGGACCTGCGCGAGTTCGACGAGAAGGTCGCGGCCGTCCGCCTCGAGAAGGAGGCGGCGATCGACGCGCAGGACTTCGAGCGCGCCGCGGGCCTCCGCGACGACGAGAAGAAGCTGCTCACCGCCCGCTCCGAGCGGGAGGCGCAGTGGAAGTCCGGTGACCTCGACGTGGTGGCCGAGGTGGACGAGGAGATCATCGCCGAGGTGCTGTCCGCCAGCACCGGCATCCCGGTCTTCAAGCTCACCGAGGAGGAGTCGGCCCGCCTGCTCAACATGGAGGAGGAGCTGGGCAAGCGCTACATCGGCCAGCACGACGCCGTCCGCGCCCTGTCCCGCTCCATCCGGCGCACCCGCGCCGGCCTCAAGGACCCGCGGCGCCCCAGCGGCTCGTTCATCTTCGCCGGCCCGTCCGGCGTGGGGAAGACCGAGCTCACCAAGGCGCTCACCGAGTTCCTGTTCGGCGACCAGGACGCGCTCATCCAGCTCGACATGAGCGAGTACTCCGAGAAGCACACCGCCTCGCGGCTGTTCGGCTCGCCTCCCGGCTACGTCGGGTACGAGGAGGGCGGCCAGCTCACCGAGAAGGTGCGGCGCAAGCCGTTCAGCGTGGTCCTCTTCGACGAGGTCGAGAAGGCCCACCCGGACATCTTCAACTCGCTGCTGCAGATCCTGGACGAGGGTCGTCTGACCGACGCCCAGGGCCGGGTCGTCGACTTCAAGAACACCGTCATCGTCATGACCACCAACCTGGGCACCCGGGACATCGCCAAGAGCGTGTCCCTCGGGTTCAGCGGGGCGGGCAACGGCGGCGGCTCGTACGAGAAGATGAAGGCCAAGGTCGCGGACGAGCTGAAGCAGCACTTCCGCCCGGAGTTCCTCAACCGCGTCGACGAGATCGTGGTGTTCCGCCAGCTCACGCAGGAGGACATCGAGCACATCGTCGACCTGATGGTGGCGCAGATCGAGATCCGGCTGAAGGACCGCGACATGGGCATCGAGCTCACGCCGGCGGCCAAGACGCTGATCGCGCAGCGCGGCTTCGACCCGACGCTCGGGGCGCGTCCGCTGCGGCGCGCGCTGCAGCGCGACATCGAGGACACCCTCGCGGAGAAGATCCTGTTCTCCGAGCTGCACGCCGGCCAGATCGTCGTCGTCGACGTCGCCGAGCCGGGCTCCGAGGAGCCCTTCACCTTCACGGGCAACGACCGGGCCTCGGCGCCGGACGTCCCGCCGGTGGAGTTCGGCGGCATCATCGAGGGCTTCAACGACGGCACCGAGGCGACCAGCGACGACTGA
- a CDS encoding alpha/beta fold hydrolase, translated as MARSSATEVEVARVHHDGVWARTSTVGHDGTRAFLLVPGIGVSSNYFERLAFHLNEFGPVVALDLPGFGGVPHPRGGRRMTIGDYAELVDRVIEERGLDDPVVIGHSMGTQVVAALAARRRLSDVVLISPVVNRHERTVPRAGLRFLQSSLHEPPRVAAMALYAYLLCGVRWFSRVLPSMMRFPIEDVLPGVSARALVIAGQRDALCPPAWVAEVVDLLPDATSRRIPDAAHSVMHANAEEVARLCVAHARRTPPEEVRAPEPAGRVDHPEPSAGDTVRAAAGGLTELRGILADDDALVARGKTMAAEAGEDAARRAAED; from the coding sequence GTGGCCCGCAGCAGCGCGACCGAGGTGGAGGTGGCGCGCGTCCACCACGACGGCGTCTGGGCGCGCACCAGCACCGTCGGCCACGACGGCACCCGGGCCTTCCTGCTGGTGCCGGGGATCGGCGTCTCGTCGAACTACTTCGAGCGGCTGGCCTTCCACCTCAACGAGTTCGGCCCCGTCGTCGCCCTGGATCTGCCGGGCTTCGGCGGCGTCCCGCACCCCCGGGGCGGGCGGCGGATGACGATCGGGGACTACGCCGAGCTCGTCGACCGGGTGATCGAGGAGCGCGGGCTGGACGACCCGGTGGTGATCGGGCACTCGATGGGCACCCAGGTGGTCGCGGCGCTGGCCGCGCGCCGCCGGCTCAGCGACGTCGTGCTGATCAGCCCCGTCGTCAACCGGCACGAGCGGACGGTCCCCCGCGCCGGCCTGCGCTTCCTGCAGTCGAGCCTGCACGAGCCGCCCCGGGTGGCGGCCATGGCGCTCTACGCCTACCTGCTGTGCGGCGTGCGCTGGTTCTCCCGCGTGCTGCCGTCGATGATGCGCTTCCCCATCGAGGACGTGCTGCCCGGGGTCAGCGCGCGGGCGCTGGTCATCGCCGGCCAGCGCGACGCCCTGTGCCCGCCCGCGTGGGTGGCGGAGGTGGTGGACCTGCTGCCGGACGCCACCAGCCGGCGGATCCCCGACGCGGCGCACTCGGTCATGCACGCGAACGCGGAGGAGGTCGCGCGGCTCTGCGTGGCCCACGCCCGGCGCACCCCGCCGGAGGAGGTGCGGGCGCCCGAGCCCGCGGGTCGCGTCGACCACCCCGAGCCCTCGGCGGGTGACACCGTCCGGGCGGCCGCCGGCGGCCTCACCGAGCTGCGGGGCATCCTCGCCGACGACGACGCGCTGGTCGCGCGGGGCAAGACGATGGCGGCCGAGGCCGGCGAGGACGCCGCCCGCCGCGCGGCCGAGGACTGA
- a CDS encoding EamA family transporter: MTADASTPARGTWTLERVPAVWLVVGGIVSVQFGAAIAKQLFPLVPPTAMVWLRLVTSAVVFLLVVRPRLRGHTRDDWVVALLFGVSLATMNWAIYQSFARIPLGLAVTIEFLGPLAVAVAGSRRPRDLVWVVLAGLGVALLGFSRTRLDLAGVLFALLAAAGWACYILLSARTGKRWPGVSGLVVASLVGALALAPPAVLEAGAGLLEPRVLLLGLAVGLLSSVIPYSLELTALRRITPRVFGILMSLEPAVAALAAMLLLAEFLAPVQWVAMACVVVASVGSTRTSREPRGPATV, translated from the coding sequence GTGACCGCGGACGCCTCCACCCCAGCGCGCGGCACCTGGACCCTCGAGCGCGTCCCGGCGGTCTGGCTGGTGGTCGGCGGGATCGTCTCGGTCCAGTTCGGCGCGGCCATCGCCAAGCAGCTGTTCCCGCTGGTCCCGCCGACGGCGATGGTGTGGCTCCGGCTGGTCACCTCGGCCGTCGTCTTCCTGCTGGTGGTCCGGCCCCGGCTGCGCGGCCACACCCGCGACGACTGGGTCGTCGCCCTGCTGTTCGGCGTCAGCCTGGCCACCATGAACTGGGCGATCTACCAGTCCTTCGCCCGGATCCCGCTGGGCCTCGCCGTGACCATCGAGTTCCTCGGCCCGCTGGCCGTCGCCGTGGCCGGGTCCCGGCGGCCGCGCGACCTCGTCTGGGTGGTGCTGGCCGGGCTCGGGGTGGCGCTGCTCGGGTTCTCCCGCACGCGGCTGGACCTCGCCGGGGTGCTCTTCGCGCTGCTGGCCGCCGCCGGCTGGGCCTGCTACATCCTGCTCAGCGCCCGCACCGGGAAGCGCTGGCCCGGGGTGTCCGGGCTGGTGGTGGCCAGCCTGGTCGGCGCCCTCGCCCTGGCGCCGCCGGCCGTCCTGGAGGCGGGTGCGGGACTGCTGGAGCCGCGCGTGCTGCTGCTGGGCCTCGCCGTCGGGCTGCTCAGCTCGGTGATCCCGTACTCCCTGGAGCTCACCGCGCTCCGCCGGATCACCCCGCGGGTGTTCGGCATCCTCATGAGCCTGGAGCCGGCCGTCGCCGCGCTGGCCGCGATGCTGCTGCTCGCGGAGTTCCTGGCGCCCGTGCAGTGGGTGGCGATGGCCTGCGTCGTGGTGGCCAGCGTCGGCTCCACGCGGACCTCGCGCGAGCCCCGCGGGCCCGCGACCGTCTGA
- the disA gene encoding DNA integrity scanning diadenylate cyclase DisA: MAGADQRSGLFEHLARMAPGTPLRDGFERILRGRTGALVVLGRNAVTDAVSTGGFALDVPFSPTALRELAKMDGAIVLDLESDRIVSAGVQLMPDAAISTVETGTRHRTADRVARQSGLPVVSVSASMSTISLFIDSHRHVFEQSDAILSRANQALQTLERYRARVSEVTARLSSLEVQDQVTVSDVALVAQRLEMVRRLNAELDGYVVELGTDGRLLALQLYELSAGLDDLRELLERDYRPDGDAGFSFASLAGLDLSELLDPLAVARALGFGGQNHLDTRVSARGYRQVAQINRLPVGLGARLIEHFGSLQALFGATSTELQAVEGVGESRARTIRDGLLRLADAAYDDRVD; this comes from the coding sequence ATGGCGGGCGCGGACCAGCGGAGCGGTCTCTTCGAGCACCTGGCACGGATGGCTCCCGGCACCCCGCTGCGGGACGGCTTCGAGCGGATCCTGCGCGGCCGCACCGGCGCCCTCGTGGTCCTGGGCCGCAACGCCGTCACCGACGCCGTCTCCACGGGCGGCTTCGCCCTCGACGTCCCCTTCAGCCCCACCGCGCTGCGCGAGCTGGCCAAGATGGACGGCGCCATCGTGCTGGACCTCGAGTCCGACCGGATCGTCAGCGCCGGCGTCCAGCTGATGCCCGACGCCGCCATCAGCACCGTCGAGACCGGCACCCGGCACCGCACCGCCGACCGGGTCGCGCGCCAGTCGGGGCTCCCGGTCGTCTCGGTCTCGGCGTCGATGTCGACCATCTCGCTGTTCATCGACAGCCACCGGCACGTCTTCGAGCAGTCCGACGCCATCCTGTCCCGGGCCAACCAGGCGCTGCAGACCCTGGAGCGCTACCGCGCCCGGGTGTCGGAGGTGACGGCGCGGCTGTCCTCGCTGGAGGTGCAGGACCAGGTGACGGTCTCCGACGTCGCCCTCGTCGCCCAGCGGCTGGAGATGGTGCGCCGGCTCAACGCCGAGCTGGACGGCTACGTCGTCGAGCTGGGCACCGACGGCCGGCTGCTCGCCCTGCAGCTCTACGAGCTCAGCGCCGGGCTGGACGACCTCCGCGAGCTGCTGGAGCGCGACTACCGGCCCGACGGCGACGCCGGCTTCTCCTTCGCCTCGCTCGCCGGACTGGACCTGTCAGAGCTGCTGGACCCGCTGGCCGTGGCCCGGGCGCTCGGCTTCGGAGGGCAGAACCACCTGGACACCCGGGTCTCGGCCCGCGGCTACCGGCAGGTGGCCCAGATCAACCGGCTGCCCGTCGGCCTGGGCGCCCGGCTGATCGAGCACTTCGGCTCGCTGCAGGCCCTCTTCGGGGCCACCTCCACCGAGCTGCAGGCGGTCGAGGGCGTCGGCGAGAGCCGCGCCCGCACCATCCGCGACGGCCTGCTCCGGCTGGCCGACGCCGCCTACGACGACCGCGTCGACTGA